The region GCCTCAACCGCAGTTCCGAGTTCTATCTCGATATTAACACGCTTTTCTCACGTTTCACACTTGACATACCGGCTTGGAGGCCTTGGTAGCTGTCCGACAAAGCCTGAAGCTTCTTTTGCACGTCTCCCATGGCTTTGGTGATGCTGAGTAAGGCTTTGCACAAAGTTCGTGGCTGGTTATTCGGCCCTGGCGAGCGGCATGTCCAACTTTCTCAATGCGGTTAGAAGCAACGCGGGGCTTAGGTGCCTTCCAGACCGTAGCAACGAGTTGACCCTCAACTGCGACGCCCGTTTCGACTACGTTTTCTTGCGCAATTGCATACCTTGGAGTTGCCGATTTGTGTTGCGCAACCAGTCAGTCACCCGTACTTGACTCTTCTGCCTCTCAGCAACGCCAAATAGCGCGTGATTGCCCCACTCAATCGTTCCTCCGACTGCCTAGGTACCAACCAGTGCTTCTCAACTACACGTACACGTAAACACAAAACGAGATCGTCAAGAGCGCCCGACACTCAAATCTGGAGCCATGAGTAACGCCGACTTCCTCGGCCGGGCTATCGAGACGGTCAAGAAAGCCATTGAAACGGACACAGCGGGCGAATATGAAAAGGCGTACCAGCTGTATTACAGCGCTCGTGAGTCGCCGACACAACAGTTGGAATGATTTCAGCTGACGTCTAGTAGTGGAGCTTTTTATGCTCGCCTTGAAATGTGGGAATGCGACTTCTCATTTAGATCTGGCCTACTAATACCGCGTAGGGGAGAAGAACCAGAAGTCCAAGGATATGATTAGAGGCAAAGTCGCAGAATACATGGAGCGTGCAGAGAAGCTGAAGCAACACCTGAACCAAAACGACGCCTCGAATCGGAAGAAACCAGCAGCCATGGGCTCAAACGGCAAATCAGCAGGTGGCAGTGGCAAGGGCGGAGGGTTTGTACAAGGCTCAAGTGAAATAATACGGAGCATTACAGCTAATATATGACAGCGATGACGACGAAGGCGAGCAAGACGCAGACTCAAAGAAACTTCGCGGTGCGCTCGCAGGTGCCATCTTGTCCGAGAAGCCCAATATTCGGTGGGAGGACGTGGCCGGTCTTGAAGCGGCAAAAGAAGCGCTTAAAGAGGCTGTCATTTTGCCCATCAAGTTCCCTCATCTGTTCACTGGCAAGCGACAGCCTTGGAAGGGCATATTGTTGTACGGACCACCAGGTACTGGTAAGAGTTATTTGGCAAAAGCTGTTGCGACCGAGGCAAATAGTACCTTCTTCAGCGTGTCAAGTTCCGACCTGGTGAGCAAGTGGATGGGTGAATCGGAACGGTAAGTCACAGCTAGCACGCCTATGAGACTCATAAATTGACATGAAACAGGCTCGTTAAACAGCTCTTTGGAATGGCGCGCGAGAACAAACCCTCTATCATTTTCATCGACGAAATTGACGCGCTCTGCGGGCCCCGAGGCGAAGGCGAATCAGAGGCGTCCAGACGTATCAAGACCGAGCTGCTGGTACAAATGGACGGTGTAGGCAAAGATTCGAAAGGTGTGCTCATTCTTGGGGCGACAAATATCCCATGGCAACTTGACTCTGCTATTCGACGGCGATTTCAGCGACGAGTGCACATTAGCTTACCAGACACGCCGGCGCGCATGAGAATGTTCGAGCTCGCTGTTGGAAACACACCATGCGAACTCACCCAGGCAGACTACAAGAAACTCGCAGAGCTAAGTGAGGGCTACTCAGGCTCTGATATATCCATCGCAGTACAGGATGCGCTCATGCAGCCGGTGCGACTGATTCAGACGGCGACACACTACAAACCGGTCGAGGTTGACGGAGAGACCAAATGGACACCTTGTTCACCAGGAGATGCGCAGGCGCATGAAAAATCATGGACAGATCTAGATGGTGACCAACTCCTTGAACCACCGCTCAAGGTAAAGGACTTTATCAAGGCGATCAAGGCTTCAAGACCGACGGTTAGTGGCGAGGATCTGAAGCGTAGCGCAGAGTGGACAAAGGAGTTTGGTAGTGAGGGCGCGTAGTTGTAGTCACGGCGACGTATACATTTGAGGCGCTTTTGGTGTTATATCCCCTTCCAGCATAGCGATTCGGGGTCCGTGGAAGAAGCGGACTAGGCCGGCCGGCGTTGAAGGAGGCCAATCTTGGAAATACAAATGGTTGAAATCAGTTTGTGCTTGGTCATGTCCAAGCAAGTCTAGTAGCAGCACATGCATTCTGAGTGCGACATGGAGCCGTCTCAAAGTTACTGTTTGTCAGCTTTCCAGGCAGGGCGTGACAGGTTCCTCGTGACACTGAACAAGCGTGGTTTTGGGCAAATGGGTGAGTCAGGCAAGCGTGATACGGAGCAATGAGGGGCTCATTCTTGTTCCTGAAGTTGCGAAATTATCAAGTCTGGATTGGATGCCAGCTCGGTCGTGCTTGATGTGCTTGATGTGTTTGAGGAATTAGTATGTATACTATCAACTATCAAGGGTCGCTGCTGCACGCCGACGACATGCTGTGCCTGGGGGCGGCacgtgtgtgtgtgtgtgttgtgGGCAAGTCAGATGGGAAAAAGTTGCAGGTGGTGAGTGGCGGTCTGGGCGGACATTGTTTTCGTCTAGCAAGTGAACCCTGGCAACCACGTCGACTCCCGCAAAGGCGGCCGTAATCCCTCCTACTGGCCCCTCACTCGCCAACCAGGCAAAATCAACTCGGGTGTCAAAAAGCATAGTCTTCGCCATGTCACATACCGGTACGATGCGGGGGACACCTAAGCCCACGAACCGCAACCAGCCCCAGCAGTTCGGCCACAGTCCTTCTGGCATCCCACGGCCTGCGCTTGAAACCCACGCCACCCATGTTGCGCAGAGCGAAGTGGGCGGCTCGTCGCTCAGTGCCAGTCGGGCAAAGATGTCCAAGAGGGACGACGTGAGTGGCTTTGCTGGAATGTGTATGGTTGCATGCTGATCGGGCACCAGGCAATCCGTCGAAAGATCGAATCCGATCTcaacaagaagaagaaccACAGCGGACGTGTGCGCCTGTCCAAGAAAGCCCCGCCTGGCACCGTCCTCGCCCTGAAGCCGTCGCCCGCCCTCCAGATCAAACCATCAACTACCGTGGCCGAGGCTGCGCAATTGATGGCGGCCAAGCGCGAGGACTGCGTCCTGGTCACTGACGACGACGATCGCATTGCAGGCATCTTCACCGCAAAGGATCTGGCTTTCCGGGTTGTCGGCGCTGGAATCAAGGCGCGCGACGTCACTATCGAGGAGATCATGACCAAGAATCCCCTTTGCGCAAAGACAGATACGAGCGCGACCGATGCCCTGGACCTCATGGTCAGGAAGGGCTTCCGTCATCTTCCCGTCATGGACGAGAACCACGACATCTCTGGTATCCTGGACATTACAAAGTGCTTCTACGACGCCATGGAGAAGTTGGAGCGTGCCTATAGCTCTTCTCGCAAGCTTTACGACGCTCTCGAGGGAGTGCAGGCAGAGATGGGCTCTAGCCAACCAGCTGAAATTATAAACTACGTCGAGGCTATTCGCCAGAAGATGTCTGGGCCTACTCTGGAGTCTGTCCTGACTGGTCTTCCTCCAACCACGGTATCTGTGCGCACTTCTGTCCGAGAAGCCGCAGCCTTGATGAAGGAGCACCATACCACGGCTGTGTTGGTGCAGGACAATGGCTCCATTACTGGAATCTTCACCAGCAAAGATGTCGTCCTCCGCGTTATTGCCGCGGGGCTCGATCCATCGACTTGCAGTGTTGTTCGCGTCATGACGCCCCATCCCGACTTTGCGCCCATGGACATGAGCATCCAGTCTGCTCTTCGCAAGATGCATGGTGAGCGCAATATCCCATGCGCTGTACTTTGGATAGCACTAACTTTCTTCAGATGGGCACTACCTCAACTTGCCTGTCATGAGCGACGCGGGCGAAATTGTCGGCATGGTGGACGTGCTCAAGTTAACATATGCGACGCTAGACCAGGTACGTTGCGGGACATTGTATTTATGTATCGTGACACTAACTGTACACAGATCAACAACATCAGTACCACAGATAGTGAGGGCCCGGCATGGAACAAATTTTGGCTCTCGCTTGACAACGAGACTGAATCGATGATGTCTGGCGAGGGCGGAAGCCGACACCCTGACCACCGATCATACGTCTCGCACAACGACCGCCCTGGTCTCATGGATCGCGGTGATAGCGTATTGCCTAACGAGTCTGCCTCGCACCATGGAGGTGACTCGCCCCCGCAGTCTGCCGTAGCAAGCAATCATCCTGCAACTATGGAGGACATGCCTTTCCCCTTCAAGTTCAAGGCTCCAAGCGGTCGCGTCCACCGCCTGC is a window of Pyrenophora tritici-repentis strain M4 chromosome 2, whole genome shotgun sequence DNA encoding:
- a CDS encoding SpoVK, ATPase AAA+ class, coding for MSNADFLGRAIETVKKAIETDTAGEYEKAYQLYYSALELFMLALKWEKNQKSKDMIRGKVAEYMERAEKLKQHLNQNDASNRKKPAAMGSNGKSAGGSGKGGGDDDEGEQDADSKKLRGALAGAILSEKPNIRWEDVAGLEAAKEALKEAVILPIKFPHLFTGKRQPWKGILLYGPPGTGKSYLAKAVATEANSTFFSVSSSDLVSKWMGESERLVKQLFGMARENKPSIIFIDEIDALCGPRGEGESEASRRIKTELLVQMDGVGKDSKGVLILGATNIPWQLDSAIRRRFQRRVHISLPDTPARMRMFELAVGNTPCELTQADYKKLAELSEGYSGSDISIAVQDALMQPVRLIQTATHYKPVEVDGETKWTPCSPGDAQAHEKSWTDLDGDQLLEPPLKVKDFIKAIKASRPTVSGEDLKRSAEWTKEFGSEGA
- a CDS encoding CBS/PB1 domain-containing protein; this translates as MSHTGTMRGTPKPTNRNQPQQFGHSPSGIPRPALETHATHVAQSEVGGSSLSASRAKMSKRDDAIRRKIESDLNKKKNHSGRVRLSKKAPPGTVLALKPSPALQIKPSTTVAEAAQLMAAKREDCVLVTDDDDRIAGIFTAKDLAFRVVGAGIKARDVTIEEIMTKNPLCAKTDTSATDALDLMVRKGFRHLPVMDENHDISGILDITKCFYDAMEKLERAYSSSRKLYDALEGVQAEMGSSQPAEIINYVEAIRQKMSGPTLESVLTGLPPTTVSVRTSVREAAALMKEHHTTAVLVQDNGSITGIFTSKDVVLRVIAAGLDPSTCSVVRVMTPHPDFAPMDMSIQSALRKMHDGHYLNLPVMSDAGEIVGMVDVLKLTYATLDQINNISTTDSEGPAWNKFWLSLDNETESMMSGEGGSRHPDHRSYVSHNDRPGLMDRGDSVLPNESASHHGGDSPPQSAVASNHPATMEDMPFPFKFKAPSGRVHRLQVVASHGIEELISNVANKLGGEVEALGGIPTFDEGKISRAGFALSYLDNEGDTISITTHDDLVEAISLSRMAHREKVDLFVHDPDKAPMSAEVNPQPGLPKPVTPPESTLRERKQFFDDEEDETPRSRGRNQPVPLSQQPEIIAGVPNDLLLPGAIGVLAVVIVGVFVLGRASSR